From Estrella lausannensis, one genomic window encodes:
- the ileS gene encoding isoleucine--tRNA ligase yields the protein MLDEVVHDSFDEREKKVLEFWKKNRIFERSVEQNKDKPPFTFYDGPPFATGLPHYGHLLAGTIKDVVPRYKTMKGYHVPRRFGWDCHGLPIENEIEKNFNLSGSASIEEFGIAEFNEECRKIVLRYTEEWKSVVSRMGRFVDFENTYKTMDLTFMESVLSVFKSLYEKGLVYEGYKVMPFSAKLGTPLSNFEAGENYKDVDDPSITIAFPLEKEPGTSLLIWTTTPWTLISNLAVMAGPEIDYVKIEVKGSGERYILAKSRLGEYFKEEESYTILSTMKGKELAGLTYEPLFNYFLGKKEEGAFRVILEPSVSTEDGTGLVHSAPAFGEADFFACQREKIPLVCPVDINGKFTQEIPEHAGLFVKDADKAIIRRVKESGRLFRQATIHHRYPFCWRSDTPLIYKVVETWFVAVEKIKDKLLEANRQIHWMPEHIKEGRFGKWLEGARDWAISRNRYFGTPIPIWRAEDGEIHVIGSIKELEELTETKVTDLHRHFIDHLTFEKGGKVFRRIPEVFDCWFESGSMPYAQNHYPFENKENFERTFPADFIAEGLDQTRGWFYTLTILAAALYDKPAFKNVIVNGIILAEDGAKMSKRLRNYPDPMEVVKRYGADAVRLYMLHSPAVRAEDLCFKESGVELVLRQILIPLWNAYSFFVTYARISGWRPEKHLEEGDFPREEVLDRWILSRLNHLIKDVEEGMDRYDLSSAVEPFVGFVDDLTNWYIRRSRRRFWSDEKSAGRDQAFATLYYVLLELSKIAAPFVPFISEAIYGNLKGDHSPESVHLAAFPAYKENMRDLHLEESMEMVKRAVSLGHALRKEKKLKVRQPLPLATLISAEEKALSFLEEHKFLIEDELNVKGIHFARDEREFVTISTKPNFKTLGRRLGKKMKAGQEVIEKLTNQELSTLLEGKSLQLTLEGEPFELLPEDIEIRRTVKEGVVAEHSAGLTIALETTLTDELIREGLAREIVNKINTMRRDLGFHVTDRIHVTVETTEKVKESYLGHAEWINGEVLALTFEFKKSEGTSWDLNGEMATIAIRKG from the coding sequence GAATTTTGGAAGAAGAACCGCATTTTTGAGCGGTCGGTAGAACAAAACAAAGACAAACCTCCCTTTACGTTCTACGACGGCCCTCCCTTCGCCACCGGTCTTCCGCACTATGGCCATCTACTTGCCGGGACAATCAAAGACGTCGTTCCCCGCTATAAAACCATGAAAGGCTACCACGTCCCCAGAAGATTCGGTTGGGATTGCCATGGCTTGCCCATCGAAAACGAAATCGAGAAGAACTTCAACTTAAGCGGCAGCGCCTCCATCGAAGAATTCGGCATCGCCGAGTTCAACGAAGAGTGCCGTAAAATTGTACTCCGCTACACCGAGGAGTGGAAAAGCGTCGTTAGCCGCATGGGCCGTTTTGTCGACTTTGAAAACACCTATAAAACGATGGACTTGACGTTCATGGAGAGCGTTCTTTCGGTTTTCAAAAGTCTCTATGAAAAAGGGCTTGTGTATGAGGGCTATAAGGTAATGCCCTTCTCCGCAAAACTGGGAACCCCCCTTTCCAATTTTGAAGCGGGTGAAAACTACAAGGATGTCGACGATCCTTCGATCACCATCGCATTTCCTTTGGAAAAAGAGCCGGGCACCAGCCTCCTCATCTGGACGACGACCCCCTGGACTTTAATCTCCAACCTCGCCGTAATGGCAGGGCCCGAAATCGACTACGTCAAAATCGAAGTAAAAGGGAGCGGTGAACGCTACATCCTCGCAAAGTCACGTCTTGGAGAGTACTTCAAAGAAGAGGAAAGCTACACCATACTTTCCACCATGAAAGGAAAGGAGCTCGCAGGACTTACATACGAGCCTCTCTTCAACTATTTCCTAGGCAAAAAAGAAGAGGGGGCCTTCCGCGTCATCTTAGAACCCTCCGTCTCCACTGAAGATGGTACGGGCCTTGTGCACTCCGCCCCGGCCTTCGGAGAAGCGGACTTTTTTGCCTGTCAGAGAGAGAAAATCCCCCTCGTGTGCCCTGTCGACATCAACGGTAAATTCACGCAGGAAATTCCGGAGCACGCAGGCCTTTTTGTCAAAGACGCCGACAAGGCGATTATCCGCAGGGTCAAAGAGAGCGGCCGGCTCTTCCGCCAAGCCACCATTCACCACCGCTACCCCTTCTGCTGGAGATCGGACACTCCCCTCATCTACAAAGTGGTGGAAACCTGGTTTGTCGCCGTCGAAAAGATCAAAGATAAACTGCTCGAAGCCAACAGGCAGATCCACTGGATGCCGGAGCATATCAAAGAGGGCCGCTTTGGCAAGTGGCTGGAGGGTGCAAGGGATTGGGCGATCAGCCGCAACCGCTACTTTGGAACTCCCATCCCCATCTGGCGCGCCGAAGATGGCGAAATCCACGTCATCGGAAGCATCAAAGAGCTCGAGGAGTTGACAGAGACTAAAGTCACCGACCTTCACCGCCACTTCATCGACCACCTAACTTTTGAAAAGGGCGGTAAGGTATTCCGCAGAATCCCTGAGGTGTTTGACTGCTGGTTCGAGTCCGGATCGATGCCCTACGCGCAAAATCACTACCCCTTCGAAAACAAGGAAAACTTTGAGCGCACCTTCCCCGCAGATTTCATCGCCGAAGGTCTAGACCAGACAAGAGGCTGGTTCTACACGCTGACAATTCTGGCGGCAGCCCTCTATGACAAGCCCGCGTTCAAAAACGTGATCGTCAACGGCATCATCTTAGCCGAAGACGGCGCCAAGATGAGCAAACGCTTAAGGAACTACCCCGATCCGATGGAAGTAGTTAAACGCTATGGGGCCGATGCCGTCCGCCTTTACATGCTCCACAGCCCTGCCGTGCGTGCGGAAGACCTCTGCTTTAAAGAGAGCGGTGTCGAGCTGGTGCTAAGACAGATTCTGATCCCGCTCTGGAACGCCTACTCCTTCTTTGTCACCTATGCCCGCATCTCGGGATGGAGACCGGAAAAGCATCTGGAAGAGGGCGACTTCCCAAGGGAAGAGGTGCTAGACAGATGGATCCTCTCCAGGCTTAACCATCTGATCAAGGATGTGGAAGAGGGAATGGACCGCTATGATCTCTCAAGCGCCGTCGAGCCGTTTGTCGGGTTCGTCGATGACTTGACAAACTGGTACATCAGAAGGTCGAGGAGACGTTTTTGGTCCGACGAAAAGAGCGCCGGAAGAGACCAGGCTTTTGCCACTCTCTACTATGTGCTTTTAGAGCTGAGTAAAATCGCGGCACCCTTTGTCCCCTTTATCTCCGAGGCCATCTACGGAAACCTCAAAGGCGATCATTCCCCGGAATCGGTGCACCTCGCTGCATTTCCGGCCTATAAAGAGAATATGCGCGACTTACACCTGGAAGAGTCGATGGAAATGGTCAAAAGAGCTGTGAGCCTAGGGCACGCCCTCCGCAAGGAGAAGAAGCTGAAAGTGAGGCAGCCGCTCCCCCTCGCGACTTTAATCTCGGCAGAAGAAAAAGCGCTCTCATTCCTTGAAGAGCACAAGTTCCTGATCGAAGATGAGCTCAACGTCAAGGGAATCCATTTTGCCCGCGACGAAAGGGAGTTTGTGACCATATCGACAAAGCCCAACTTCAAAACGTTGGGGCGCCGTCTCGGCAAAAAAATGAAGGCCGGACAGGAAGTGATCGAGAAGCTAACGAATCAAGAACTCAGCACTCTCCTGGAAGGCAAATCGCTTCAGCTGACCCTTGAAGGAGAGCCCTTCGAACTCCTTCCCGAGGATATCGAGATCCGTCGCACTGTAAAAGAGGGCGTTGTCGCCGAGCACTCAGCCGGGCTCACTATCGCGTTAGAGACAACTCTAACCGATGAGCTGATCCGCGAAGGGCTCGCTCGAGAGATCGTCAATAAAATCAACACCATGCGCAGAGACTTAGGTTTCCACGTGACAGACAGAATCCATGTGACAGTGGAAACGACGGAAAAAGTCAAAGAAAGCTATCTCGGGCATGCCGAATGGATTAATGGCGAGGTGCTGGCTCTGACCTTTGAGTTTAAGAAAAGCGAGGGCACGTCCTGGGACTTAAACGGCGAGATGGCCACGATCGCCATCCGCAAAGGGTAG